The following are encoded together in the Malaya genurostris strain Urasoe2022 chromosome 3, Malgen_1.1, whole genome shotgun sequence genome:
- the LOC131438903 gene encoding uncharacterized protein LOC131438903 isoform X1, with translation MDALNGFELLLDAAMYSSSTQSGRSLNKSEKDLVPSVVAFFEEVATTNVSGQNWLSGTQTAYPMRDVSNFCGRHEDSYWSNNITISNVIASTPIGNRNERTKLNVSLGLSSSATISCAPSFNGIENMFNEPLDLRTERKIEQKRTNPTFFEALDVRAECKLSQSKSTVDCSAEETGNCSEDSDWIPEGDVTLLNDFTINECFEKYRYNLSDADESEYDIDENIPTTAVINSRRQYSRVYSLPDIWKSIVCMQLLNEHHYKYRNPPRMGAAHIRYPKNKTNPSDTNEFE, from the exons ATGGATGCATTAAATGGGTTTGAACTGCTATTAG aTGCCGCTATGTATTCTTCGTCAACCCAAAGCGGAAGGTCTCTGAACAAATCGGAAAAGGATCTAGTGCCAAGTGTTGTAGCTTTCTTCGAAGAAGTAGCTACCACTAATGTTTCTGGACAAAACTGGCTTTCTGGAACACAAACGGCCTATCCGATGCGTGATGTCTCCAACTTCTGTGGTAGACATGAAGATTCTTATTGGAGTAATAATATCACCATTAGCAATGTTATTGCCTCGACTCCAATCGGCAATCGAAACGAACGAACGAAATTAAATGTTTCCCTTGGCTTGTCATCGTCAGCTACGATATCTTGTGCTCCTTCCTTTAATGGAATCGAAAATATGTTCAACGAGCCACTGGATTTACGGACCGAACGAAAGATCGAACAAAAAAGAACTAATCCCACGTTCTTTGAGGCCTTAGATGTACGAGCCGAATGTAAATTATCCCAGTCGAAAAGCACTGTTGATTGTAGTGCAGAAGAAACTGGAAATTGTTCCGAAGATTCAGACTGGATTCCAGAAGGAGATGTTACATTGTTGAACGATTTTACTATTAACGAATGTTTCGAGAAATATCGTTACAATTTATCGGACGCCGATGAAAGTGAATATGACATTGACGAAAATATACCTACAACAGCT GTAATAAATTCACGCAGGCAGTATTCACGAGTTTATTCACTACCCGACATATGGAAGTCGATAGTGTGCATGCAGCTATTGAACGAGCACCATTATAAATATCGAAACCCCCCGAGAATGGGAGCTGCTCATATCAGGTATCCGAAGAACAAAACCAATCCAAGTGATACCAAtgaatttgaatga
- the LOC131438903 gene encoding uncharacterized protein LOC131438903 isoform X2, whose amino-acid sequence MDALNGFELLLDAAMYSSSTQSGRSLNKSEKDLVPSVVAFFEEVATTNVSGQNWLSGTQTAYPMRDVSNFCGRHEDSYWSNNITISNVIASTPIGNRNERTKLNVSLGLSSSATISCAPSFNGIENMFNEPLDLRTERKIEQKRTNPTFFEALDVRAECKLSQSKSTVDCSAEETGNCSEDSDWIPEGDVTLLNDFTINECFEKYRYNLSDADESEYDIDENIPTTAVRH is encoded by the exons ATGGATGCATTAAATGGGTTTGAACTGCTATTAG aTGCCGCTATGTATTCTTCGTCAACCCAAAGCGGAAGGTCTCTGAACAAATCGGAAAAGGATCTAGTGCCAAGTGTTGTAGCTTTCTTCGAAGAAGTAGCTACCACTAATGTTTCTGGACAAAACTGGCTTTCTGGAACACAAACGGCCTATCCGATGCGTGATGTCTCCAACTTCTGTGGTAGACATGAAGATTCTTATTGGAGTAATAATATCACCATTAGCAATGTTATTGCCTCGACTCCAATCGGCAATCGAAACGAACGAACGAAATTAAATGTTTCCCTTGGCTTGTCATCGTCAGCTACGATATCTTGTGCTCCTTCCTTTAATGGAATCGAAAATATGTTCAACGAGCCACTGGATTTACGGACCGAACGAAAGATCGAACAAAAAAGAACTAATCCCACGTTCTTTGAGGCCTTAGATGTACGAGCCGAATGTAAATTATCCCAGTCGAAAAGCACTGTTGATTGTAGTGCAGAAGAAACTGGAAATTGTTCCGAAGATTCAGACTGGATTCCAGAAGGAGATGTTACATTGTTGAACGATTTTACTATTAACGAATGTTTCGAGAAATATCGTTACAATTTATCGGACGCCGATGAAAGTGAATATGACATTGACGAAAATATACCTACAACAGCTGTgcgacattaa